In one window of Gemmatimonadota bacterium DNA:
- a CDS encoding amidohydrolase family protein, producing the protein MVSSRIAGLLALALPLAGAPLGAQEAGVAAIVGATLWDGTGAPPVPDAVVVVAGGTVRCAGPRAECPVPPGARVLDAAGGYLLPGLIDTHVHLLFRPRGVTDTSIRSDLHDLLARGVTAVRDMGNNPARLLEAATAAGPAPRVFPMQLVAGIHFFSPETERRPDGNVVRHAPASGGMRQLGWYPIMFPPAGNADGVVRSAVEAGAIGLKLYQDLDSAQVARLVTAAHARGLPVWGHGWVQPANVREQSQAGQDGVVHAAGLAGELIAHDTRDTLRTSTSLLQVTADSAQTAEAARRPAVLATLDTLAVRGTFLEPTLHATLLSAERAGRSRRRTQALPDRYAIAASVFGMEVTRQAALRGVRLTAGTDHVAYGPMGERAQLEVELRLFVDSVGMTPARALLAATRDAALAIGPAAAQLGTIQTGKLADLVLLAADPLADIRNVGAVRWVMRGGVQYDPAELRAMP; encoded by the coding sequence ATGGTCTCCTCCCGCATCGCCGGCCTGCTTGCCCTCGCCCTGCCACTCGCGGGAGCGCCGCTGGGAGCACAGGAGGCCGGGGTGGCCGCCATCGTCGGCGCCACGCTGTGGGACGGCACCGGCGCGCCGCCGGTGCCGGACGCGGTGGTGGTGGTGGCCGGTGGCACGGTGCGCTGCGCCGGGCCGCGCGCCGAATGCCCCGTCCCACCAGGCGCGCGGGTGCTCGACGCCGCCGGTGGCTACCTGCTCCCGGGCCTGATCGATACCCACGTGCACCTGCTGTTCCGGCCCCGCGGCGTGACCGACACCTCGATCCGCTCCGACCTGCACGACCTCCTGGCGCGCGGCGTCACCGCCGTCCGCGACATGGGCAACAACCCGGCCCGCCTGCTCGAGGCCGCGACCGCGGCCGGTCCCGCCCCGCGGGTGTTCCCCATGCAGCTCGTGGCCGGCATCCACTTCTTCTCGCCCGAGACCGAGCGCCGCCCCGATGGCAACGTGGTGCGCCACGCGCCCGCCTCCGGCGGCATGCGGCAGCTCGGATGGTACCCGATCATGTTCCCCCCCGCCGGCAACGCCGATGGTGTGGTGCGTTCCGCCGTGGAGGCCGGCGCGATCGGGCTCAAGCTCTACCAGGATCTCGACTCCGCCCAGGTGGCGCGGCTGGTGACCGCGGCCCACGCGCGTGGCCTGCCGGTGTGGGGCCACGGCTGGGTGCAGCCCGCGAATGTCCGCGAGCAGTCCCAGGCGGGGCAGGACGGCGTGGTGCACGCCGCCGGGCTCGCGGGCGAGCTCATCGCGCACGATACCCGTGACACGCTGCGGACCAGCACCTCGCTGCTCCAGGTCACCGCCGACTCGGCCCAGACCGCCGAGGCGGCCCGCCGCCCGGCGGTGCTCGCCACCCTCGACACCCTGGCGGTGCGCGGCACCTTCCTCGAGCCCACCCTCCACGCCACCCTGCTCTCCGCCGAGCGCGCGGGCCGGAGCCGGCGCCGGACCCAGGCGCTGCCCGACCGGTATGCCATCGCGGCCAGCGTCTTCGGCATGGAAGTCACCCGGCAGGCGGCCCTCCGCGGCGTGCGTCTGACCGCCGGCACCGACCACGTGGCCTACGGCCCCATGGGGGAGCGGGCACAGCTCGAGGTCGAGCTGCGGTTGTTCGTGGATTCCGTGGGAATGACGCCGGCCCGGGCGCTGCTCGCCGCCACGCGGGACGCGGCGCTGGCCATCGGTCCGGCGGCGGCCCAGCTGGGCACCATTCAAACGGGCAAGCTGGCCGACCTGGTGCTCCTCGCGGCCGATCCCCTGGCCGATATCCGCAACGTGGGCGCGGTGCGCTGGGTGATGCGTGGTGGGGTGCAGTACGATCCGGCAGAGCTGCGGGCAATGCCCTGA
- a CDS encoding (2Fe-2S)-binding protein produces MIQLLVNGKPHRVDVAPDTPLLWVLRDTLALTGTKYGCGMAQCGACTVHLDGQAIRSCSTPVSAAAGKKITTIEGLSADGSHPLQQAWVAEQVPQCGYCQSGQIMQAAALLSQTPKPSDADIDAAMAGNICRCGTYQRIRAAIHRAAEA; encoded by the coding sequence GTGATCCAACTGCTCGTCAACGGGAAGCCGCATCGGGTGGATGTGGCGCCCGACACGCCCCTGCTCTGGGTGCTGCGTGATACGCTCGCCCTCACCGGTACCAAATACGGCTGCGGCATGGCGCAGTGTGGCGCCTGTACCGTCCACCTCGACGGCCAGGCCATCCGCAGCTGCTCCACCCCGGTGAGTGCCGCCGCCGGGAAGAAGATCACCACCATCGAGGGCCTCTCGGCCGACGGCAGCCATCCGCTGCAGCAGGCCTGGGTGGCGGAGCAGGTGCCGCAGTGCGGCTACTGCCAGTCGGGGCAGATCATGCAGGCGGCCGCGCTGCTCAGCCAGACGCCGAAGCCCTCCGACGCGGACATCGATGCGGCCATGGCGGGCAACATCTGCCGCTGCGGCACCTACCAGCGAATCCGCGCGGCGATCCACCGCGCGGCGGAGGCGTAA
- a CDS encoding xanthine dehydrogenase family protein molybdopterin-binding subunit, which translates to MISMPQVSRRQFLRVSAVAGAGLTLAVSLDGCGPGGEPAAAGPGEPVFLPNAFVRVDEQGWVTVISKHVEMGQGTYTGLATIVAEELDADWDKVRVEGAPADAAKYANLAFGVQGTGGSTSIANSWPQLRAAGATARAMLVAAAAAEWKVDAATLTTERGVITNPANGKRLGYGQVARAAAALPVPEQVPLKDPASFRLIGKRAPRVDARAKVTGSAPFTQDVSLPGMLTAVVAHPPRFGATVRSFDASAAKAVPGVREVVQIPTGVAVLADGFWAARQGRDALVIDWDESKAFRGSTPALFAEYRALAAKPGTIARKDGQGAAAVRGERQAAAVYELPFLAHACMEPLNCVVRLSADGCEIWNGEQFHTPDQMAVAAVTGLRPEQVTIHMLYAGGSFGRRANPQADYVVEAVTIARAIEGRAPVKMVWTREDDTRAGYYRPMYVHAVKAALGPDGRAAAWHHRVVGQSIMKGSAFEGFIQKGIDPTSVEGITDTGYGIPHFQVELHTTTLGVPIQWWRSVGHTHTAFVMETMMDELAVLAGQDPVAFREAHLGAAPRHLGVLRLAAEKAGWGTPLPAGRARGVAVHQSFGSYVAEVAEVSLENGAPRVHRVVCAVDCGVAVNPDVITMQMQSSIAYALSALLHGAVTLKDGVVEQANFDTYKVLRLPEMPEVEVHIVPSAEPPSGVGEPGTPPLAPAVANAMFQLTGTRVRTLPVA; encoded by the coding sequence ATGATCAGCATGCCTCAGGTGTCCCGGCGCCAGTTTCTCCGGGTCAGCGCCGTGGCCGGCGCGGGGCTGACCCTTGCGGTGTCGCTCGACGGCTGCGGGCCGGGCGGCGAGCCGGCGGCGGCGGGGCCGGGGGAGCCGGTGTTTCTGCCCAACGCCTTCGTCCGGGTGGACGAGCAGGGATGGGTGACGGTGATCTCCAAGCACGTCGAGATGGGCCAGGGGACTTACACCGGGCTCGCCACCATCGTGGCCGAGGAGCTGGACGCCGACTGGGACAAGGTGCGCGTGGAGGGTGCCCCCGCCGACGCGGCGAAGTACGCCAACCTCGCCTTCGGGGTACAGGGCACGGGGGGCAGCACCTCGATTGCCAATTCGTGGCCGCAGCTGCGTGCCGCCGGCGCCACCGCGCGGGCCATGCTGGTGGCGGCGGCCGCCGCCGAGTGGAAGGTGGACGCCGCGACGCTCACCACGGAGCGCGGCGTCATCACCAATCCCGCCAACGGCAAGCGCTTGGGCTATGGCCAGGTGGCCCGGGCGGCGGCGGCCCTCCCGGTGCCGGAGCAGGTGCCGCTCAAGGACCCCGCCAGCTTCCGCCTGATCGGCAAGCGTGCCCCGCGGGTGGATGCGCGGGCCAAGGTCACCGGCTCGGCGCCGTTCACCCAGGATGTCTCCCTCCCGGGCATGCTCACGGCCGTGGTGGCGCACCCGCCGCGGTTCGGGGCCACCGTCCGGAGCTTCGATGCCTCGGCCGCGAAGGCGGTCCCGGGGGTGCGGGAGGTGGTGCAGATCCCCACCGGCGTCGCCGTCCTCGCCGACGGCTTCTGGGCGGCCCGCCAGGGGCGTGACGCGCTGGTCATCGACTGGGACGAGAGCAAGGCCTTCCGTGGCAGCACGCCGGCGCTGTTCGCGGAGTACCGCGCGCTGGCCGCGAAGCCGGGCACCATCGCCCGGAAGGACGGCCAGGGCGCGGCGGCGGTGCGCGGCGAGCGGCAGGCGGCGGCCGTCTATGAGCTGCCCTTCCTGGCCCACGCCTGCATGGAGCCGCTCAACTGCGTGGTGCGGCTCTCCGCCGACGGATGCGAGATCTGGAACGGCGAGCAGTTCCACACCCCAGACCAGATGGCGGTCGCCGCGGTGACGGGGCTCAGGCCGGAACAGGTCACCATTCACATGCTGTACGCCGGCGGCAGCTTCGGGCGGCGGGCCAACCCGCAGGCGGACTACGTCGTGGAAGCGGTCACGATCGCCCGGGCCATCGAGGGCCGCGCGCCGGTCAAGATGGTCTGGACCCGGGAGGACGACACCCGGGCTGGCTACTACCGGCCGATGTACGTGCACGCCGTGAAGGCCGCGCTGGGCCCCGACGGGCGCGCGGCGGCCTGGCACCATCGCGTAGTGGGCCAGTCCATCATGAAGGGCAGCGCCTTCGAGGGCTTTATCCAGAAGGGCATCGACCCGACCTCGGTCGAAGGCATCACGGACACGGGGTATGGCATCCCCCACTTCCAGGTGGAGCTGCACACCACCACGCTCGGGGTCCCGATCCAGTGGTGGCGGTCGGTGGGTCACACCCACACCGCGTTCGTGATGGAGACCATGATGGACGAGCTCGCCGTGCTCGCCGGCCAGGACCCGGTGGCGTTCCGGGAGGCGCATCTCGGCGCCGCGCCCAGGCACCTGGGGGTGCTCCGCCTGGCCGCCGAGAAGGCGGGGTGGGGCACGCCGCTGCCGGCCGGCCGGGCCCGCGGGGTGGCGGTGCACCAGTCGTTCGGCAGCTACGTCGCGGAGGTGGCGGAGGTCTCCCTCGAGAACGGGGCGCCGCGGGTCCACCGGGTGGTCTGCGCGGTGGACTGCGGGGTCGCGGTCAATCCGGACGTGATCACCATGCAGATGCAGAGCAGCATCGCCTACGCGCTCTCGGCCCTGCTGCACGGCGCCGTGACGCTCAAGGACGGGGTGGTGGAGCAGGCCAACTTCGACACCTACAAGGTGCTGCGCCTCCCGGAGATGCCGGAGGTGGAGGTGCACATCGTGCCGTCGGCCGAGCCCCCGAGCGGGGTCGGCGAGCCCGGCACCCCGCCGCTCGCACCGGCGGTGGCGAACGCCATGTTCCAGCTCACGGGCACCCGGGTGCGGACGCTGCCGGTGGCGTAG
- a CDS encoding ABC transporter permease: MARRGPVGSRWTGRLLDLYAALVLLYLFLPIFVIVSYSFNKPDGKFNFVWKSFSLDAWRDPFLYPALVDAMQLSLKVAAASTSVSLLFGSLIALALCRYTWKGAGPINLLLVLPLTTPEVVLGSSLLSLFLTSNVQTGFWTVVIAHIMFSVSYVALTVKARIRGFDWTLEEAAMDLGASPFRTVMKVTLPLIAPGIAAAGMLSFALSLDDFIITLFNAGNQVTYPLYVYGARRAAFPPQINVLATSILLGSLILLGITVLWQNRTMKEALTK; encoded by the coding sequence ATGGCGCGCCGCGGACCGGTGGGCTCGCGCTGGACCGGGCGGCTGCTCGACCTCTACGCCGCCCTGGTGCTGCTGTACCTGTTCCTGCCGATCTTCGTGATCGTCTCGTACAGCTTCAACAAGCCGGACGGGAAGTTCAACTTCGTCTGGAAGTCGTTCTCCCTCGACGCCTGGCGCGACCCGTTCCTGTATCCCGCGCTGGTCGACGCGATGCAGCTCTCCCTCAAGGTGGCGGCGGCCTCGACCAGCGTGTCGCTGCTGTTCGGCTCGCTCATCGCGCTGGCGCTGTGCCGGTACACCTGGAAGGGCGCCGGGCCGATCAACCTCCTGCTGGTGCTGCCGCTGACCACCCCCGAGGTGGTGCTTGGCTCCTCGCTGCTGTCGCTGTTCCTGACCAGCAACGTGCAGACCGGCTTCTGGACGGTGGTCATCGCCCACATCATGTTCTCGGTGAGCTACGTGGCGCTCACGGTCAAGGCGCGGATCCGTGGCTTCGACTGGACCCTCGAGGAGGCCGCCATGGACCTCGGCGCCAGCCCGTTCCGCACCGTGATGAAGGTGACCCTGCCGCTGATCGCGCCCGGCATCGCCGCCGCCGGCATGCTCTCGTTCGCCCTCTCCCTGGACGACTTCATCATCACGCTGTTCAACGCCGGCAACCAGGTCACCTACCCGCTCTACGTGTACGGCGCCCGCCGCGCGGCCTTCCCGCCGCAGATCAACGTGCTGGCCACGAGCATCCTGCTGGGCAGCCTCATCCTGCTCGGCATCACGGTCCTGTGGCAGAACCGGACCATGAAAGAGGCGCTGACGAAGTAG
- a CDS encoding ABC transporter permease, which produces MAGTAAGGNRRNPIAPYLLVAPGILWLIAFYVIPTLTLARTSVGPEGAAWYDGYQRAFTDYGVHLGRSFGYAFAATVVCVLLGYPLAYVIAFRSGRYKNFLLGLVILPFFTTFLVRTFAWKTILNDGGIVVQTLATLHLLPEEGRLLNTVWAVIGGLSYNFLPFTILPIYVSLEKIDRRLTEAANDLYCNAGQAFRKVVLPLSMPGVLAGSMLTFIPATGDFINAELLGSPNQKMLGSVIQGQFLQVRDYPLAAALSFVLMVIITIMVLAYARALGTEDLA; this is translated from the coding sequence ATGGCCGGCACCGCCGCCGGGGGCAATCGGCGCAACCCGATCGCCCCCTACCTGCTCGTGGCGCCAGGGATCCTCTGGCTCATCGCGTTCTACGTCATCCCCACGCTGACCCTCGCCCGGACGTCGGTCGGTCCGGAGGGGGCGGCGTGGTACGACGGTTACCAGCGCGCCTTCACCGACTACGGGGTGCACCTGGGACGGTCGTTCGGGTACGCCTTCGCGGCCACGGTGGTCTGCGTGCTGCTGGGCTACCCGCTGGCCTACGTGATCGCCTTCCGCTCGGGCCGGTACAAGAACTTCCTGCTCGGGCTCGTCATCCTGCCGTTCTTCACCACCTTCCTGGTGCGCACCTTTGCCTGGAAGACGATCCTCAACGACGGCGGGATCGTGGTGCAGACCCTGGCCACGCTGCACCTCCTCCCCGAGGAGGGACGGCTGCTCAACACCGTCTGGGCGGTGATCGGCGGGCTCAGCTACAACTTCCTGCCCTTCACCATCCTGCCGATCTACGTCAGCCTGGAGAAGATCGACCGGCGGCTGACCGAGGCCGCCAACGACCTCTACTGCAACGCCGGCCAGGCCTTCCGCAAGGTGGTGCTGCCCCTCTCCATGCCCGGGGTGCTGGCGGGGAGCATGCTGACGTTCATCCCCGCCACCGGCGACTTCATCAACGCCGAGCTGCTGGGCAGCCCCAACCAGAAGATGCTGGGCTCCGTGATCCAGGGGCAGTTCCTGCAGGTGCGTGACTACCCGCTGGCGGCGGCGCTCAGCTTCGTGCTGATGGTGATCATCACGATCATGGTGCTGGCGTATGCCCGGGCCCTTGGCACCGAGGACCTGGCCTGA
- a CDS encoding spermidine/putrescine ABC transporter substrate-binding protein, whose protein sequence is MTKRDTYSEQELTAMVHRALSRRQFLGRTALAAGGLTLGSAFLNACQGKDAGQAAAAAKTVRISNWPLYIDQKTVADFEAATGITTVYTEDVNDNNEFFAKIDEPLKRGQSIDRDIIVLTDWMAGRLIKLGYTQPIPADKFPNKANLVDGLTNVGFDPGRLHSVPWMSGMAGIGYNPKVTGRELSSVADLFDPKFKGKITMLTEMRDTLGLVMMGEGKDPAACTVEDARLACAKIKQYRENGHIRGFTGNDYAEDLAAGNIAVAVAWSGDIQGLAADNPDLRWIAPTEGAMLYSDNMLIPKTSDRPELAAAFMDYCYTPAHSAQIIAAAPYLSPVKGTAEELAKIAPALASSPLVNVPADVTARLKVFKWLDDAEDQEFNRLFQDAIGA, encoded by the coding sequence ATGACGAAGCGCGACACGTACAGCGAGCAGGAACTCACGGCGATGGTCCACCGCGCCCTCTCCCGGCGCCAGTTCCTGGGCCGGACGGCCCTGGCGGCGGGCGGCCTTACCCTGGGCAGCGCGTTCCTGAACGCGTGCCAGGGCAAGGACGCCGGCCAGGCCGCGGCGGCGGCCAAGACGGTGCGGATCTCCAACTGGCCGCTCTACATCGACCAGAAGACGGTGGCGGACTTCGAGGCGGCGACCGGGATCACGACGGTCTACACCGAGGACGTCAACGACAACAACGAGTTCTTCGCCAAGATCGACGAGCCGCTCAAGCGCGGGCAGAGCATCGACCGCGACATCATCGTGCTCACCGACTGGATGGCTGGCCGGCTGATCAAGCTGGGCTACACCCAGCCGATCCCGGCCGACAAGTTCCCCAACAAGGCCAACCTGGTGGACGGGCTCACCAACGTCGGCTTCGACCCGGGGCGCCTGCACAGCGTGCCGTGGATGTCGGGCATGGCGGGCATCGGGTACAACCCGAAGGTCACCGGCCGGGAGCTGTCCAGCGTGGCCGACCTGTTCGACCCGAAGTTCAAGGGCAAGATCACGATGCTGACCGAGATGCGGGACACCCTCGGCCTCGTGATGATGGGCGAGGGCAAGGACCCCGCGGCCTGCACCGTCGAGGACGCCCGGCTGGCCTGCGCCAAGATCAAGCAGTACCGGGAGAACGGCCACATCCGCGGGTTCACGGGCAACGACTACGCCGAGGACCTGGCGGCCGGGAACATCGCGGTGGCGGTGGCGTGGTCGGGCGACATCCAGGGCCTGGCCGCGGACAACCCGGACCTGCGGTGGATCGCGCCCACGGAAGGCGCGATGCTCTACTCCGACAACATGCTGATTCCCAAGACCTCCGACCGGCCGGAGCTGGCGGCGGCGTTCATGGACTACTGCTACACCCCGGCCCACTCGGCCCAGATCATCGCCGCCGCGCCGTACCTCTCGCCGGTCAAGGGCACGGCCGAGGAACTGGCCAAGATCGCGCCCGCCCTCGCCAGCAGCCCGCTGGTCAACGTCCCCGCCGACGTGACCGCCCGGCTCAAGGTCTTCAAGTGGCTGGACGATGCCGAGGACCAGGAGTTCAACCGGCTCTTCCAGGACGCGATCGGGGCATAG
- a CDS encoding ABC transporter ATP-binding protein, which translates to MESVIKLEHVQKRFGDYIAVHEAHFDIGKGEFFSMLGPSGCGKTTTLRMIAGFEQPDSGQILLEGQDVSRVPPYRRNVNTVFQHYALFPHMTVRDNVAFGPRCKKLPEPEVQKRVTELLTVTRLAQFAERKPAQLSGGQQQRVALARALVNYPSALLLDEPLGALDLKLRQAMQIELKRIQREVGITFIYVTHDQEEALTMSDRIAVMNEGRVEQIGTPEEIYHWPTTVFVAGFIGVANLLPAKVVGLMNDQAVVTLAGDQRAEAAAPAWAAKPGSDCTLMVRPERLHLSDNGHGVSATLTAAVFQGPVVRCVLTTADGVEVIAHVGSEGPRPVLETGRSYRLAWEAAAARLLPRSRANIPLDPDNRTTLDLAGSR; encoded by the coding sequence ATGGAATCAGTCATCAAGCTCGAGCATGTCCAGAAGCGCTTCGGCGACTACATCGCCGTCCATGAGGCGCACTTCGACATCGGCAAGGGCGAGTTCTTCTCGATGCTCGGTCCCTCGGGCTGCGGCAAGACCACGACGCTCCGGATGATCGCCGGCTTCGAGCAGCCCGACTCGGGGCAGATCCTGCTCGAGGGGCAGGACGTCTCGCGGGTCCCGCCCTACCGGCGCAACGTGAACACCGTCTTCCAGCACTACGCGCTCTTCCCGCACATGACCGTCCGCGACAACGTCGCGTTCGGCCCCCGCTGCAAGAAGCTCCCGGAGCCTGAGGTCCAGAAGCGGGTGACGGAGCTGCTCACGGTGACGCGGCTGGCGCAGTTCGCCGAGCGGAAGCCGGCGCAGCTCTCGGGCGGGCAACAGCAGCGGGTGGCGCTGGCCCGGGCGCTGGTGAACTACCCCAGCGCCCTGCTGCTGGACGAGCCGCTCGGCGCCCTGGACCTCAAGCTGCGGCAGGCCATGCAGATCGAGCTCAAGCGGATCCAGCGCGAGGTGGGCATCACGTTCATCTACGTGACCCACGACCAGGAGGAGGCCCTCACCATGTCGGACCGCATCGCGGTCATGAACGAGGGCCGGGTGGAGCAGATCGGGACCCCGGAGGAGATCTACCACTGGCCCACCACGGTATTCGTGGCCGGGTTCATCGGCGTGGCCAACCTGCTCCCCGCCAAGGTGGTGGGCCTGATGAACGACCAGGCGGTGGTGACGCTCGCCGGCGACCAGCGCGCCGAGGCGGCCGCCCCCGCCTGGGCGGCCAAGCCGGGGAGCGACTGCACGCTGATGGTCCGGCCGGAGCGGCTGCACCTCAGTGACAATGGCCACGGGGTCAGCGCCACCCTGACGGCCGCCGTCTTCCAGGGCCCGGTGGTGCGCTGTGTGCTCACGACCGCCGACGGGGTCGAGGTCATCGCCCACGTGGGCTCGGAGGGCCCCCGCCCCGTCCTCGAGACCGGCCGCAGCTACCGGCTGGCCTGGGAGGCCGCGGCGGCGCGGCTCCTCCCCCGCTCCCGTGCCAACATCCCGCTCGATCCCGACAACCGCACCACGCTCGACCTTGCCGGCAGCCGGTAG
- a CDS encoding aspartate aminotransferase family protein, with product MTATVPSTGQAGLDRLLARAQQVGEEETRRLLEHTPASAALYQRAYRTLPFGVVSSFQKGAPYPVYVTRGKGSHIWDQDGTEYLDFHGGFGAMVAGHAHPRIVEAIHEAASRGTHFAVTTEEGVAFGEEICRRFNLEMLRFANSGTEATMDAIRVARAATGRDSVCKIEGSYHGHHDAVMFSIVPNADVMGGRERPAKAPVSRGLVKDAHRYVEVVPFNDPDHLERLFAEKAGEIACLIMEPAMMNIGIVVPQPGYLQRVRELCTRYGVIFIYDEIKTGFTIAAGGATERFGVQPDLVCLAKAISGGLPAAAFGGRADLMRLIEQGVSQMGTYNGNPLVSHVGLVTLREILTPAAYQHFARLGARLSAGCDAAIRTYEIPGHTVDLGAKGCVSYRPTPMRSYRDFLETRPELFAASYPWLLNRGIFMTPGDEEQWTLSVQHTEADVDRYVEVFGAFCAELRK from the coding sequence ATGACCGCGACTGTTCCGTCGACCGGGCAGGCGGGCCTCGACCGTCTGCTCGCCCGCGCGCAGCAGGTCGGCGAGGAGGAGACCCGTCGCCTCCTCGAGCACACCCCCGCCTCCGCCGCGCTGTACCAGCGGGCCTACCGGACCCTGCCGTTCGGGGTCGTCAGCTCGTTCCAGAAGGGCGCGCCCTACCCCGTGTACGTCACCCGGGGGAAGGGCAGCCACATCTGGGACCAGGATGGCACCGAGTATCTCGACTTCCACGGCGGCTTCGGCGCCATGGTGGCCGGCCACGCCCATCCGCGGATCGTCGAGGCCATCCACGAGGCCGCCAGCCGGGGCACCCACTTCGCGGTGACCACCGAGGAGGGCGTGGCCTTCGGCGAGGAAATCTGCCGCCGCTTCAACCTGGAGATGCTCCGGTTCGCCAACTCGGGTACCGAGGCCACCATGGACGCCATCCGGGTGGCGCGCGCCGCCACGGGGCGGGACTCGGTCTGCAAGATCGAGGGCTCCTACCACGGCCACCACGACGCCGTGATGTTCTCGATCGTGCCCAACGCCGACGTCATGGGCGGGCGCGAACGGCCGGCCAAGGCGCCGGTGTCCCGCGGCCTGGTCAAGGACGCGCACCGCTACGTGGAAGTCGTCCCCTTCAACGACCCCGACCACCTGGAGCGGCTCTTCGCCGAGAAGGCGGGCGAGATCGCCTGCCTCATCATGGAGCCCGCCATGATGAACATCGGCATCGTGGTGCCCCAGCCCGGGTACCTGCAGCGGGTGCGGGAGCTGTGCACCCGGTACGGCGTGATCTTCATCTATGACGAGATCAAGACCGGCTTCACCATCGCCGCCGGCGGCGCCACCGAGCGGTTCGGGGTGCAGCCGGACCTGGTCTGCCTGGCCAAGGCCATCTCGGGTGGCCTCCCCGCCGCGGCCTTCGGCGGCCGGGCGGACCTCATGCGGCTGATCGAGCAGGGCGTCTCCCAGATGGGGACGTACAACGGCAATCCGCTGGTCTCGCACGTCGGGCTCGTCACCCTGCGTGAGATCCTCACCCCCGCGGCGTACCAGCACTTCGCCCGGCTCGGCGCCCGCCTCAGCGCGGGCTGCGACGCCGCGATCCGGACCTACGAGATCCCCGGGCACACCGTGGACCTTGGCGCCAAGGGGTGCGTCTCCTATCGCCCCACCCCCATGCGCTCCTACCGCGACTTCCTCGAGACCCGGCCCGAGCTCTTCGCCGCCTCGTATCCCTGGCTGCTGAACCGCGGGATCTTCATGACCCCCGGCGATGAGGAGCAGTGGACCCTGTCGGTGCAGCACACCGAGGCCGACGTGGATCGGTACGTCGAGGTCTTCGGCGCGTTCTGCGCGGAGCTGCGGAAGTAG